The genomic window TCGTACCTCGATAGAAAACCTTCGGGATGTCGCTGTCGACATATTCGGCGAGGTCGACGTCTTGATCAACTCGGCAGGAGCAACGGATCACGCGTCGCTGCTCGAAATGACCGATTCTCAGTGGAATCAGGGCATAGACGTATTTCTCACGGGAGTATTTCGGGCATGCCAGATATTTGGTCGATCGATGGACCACGGTAGTATCATTAACATCTCATCGATGTCCGGTCGACAGATCCGGGAGAATCGACCGGTGTACTGTGCCGCAAAGAGCGGTGTGAATGGACTAACACGAGCCGCTGCAGTCGACTTGGCCCCAAACATCCGGGTTAACGCGATTGCACCGGGGTTCGTCAAAACCGAACTATCTGGTGAGAGACTTGCTGATGGTTCTCCCGTGCGTGAGATTATTGATGAGCGGACACCTCTTAATCGTGTTGCAGACTCAGACGAAATCGCAGGTACTGCAGTTTATCTCGCGAGCGACGCCGCCTCGTTCACGACTGGCGAGGTTCTGACTGTCGACGGGGGCTACGACCGTAGCGCATTGTAGTTCGATGCAACGCTTGATTCGCATTATCACTCTCCACTACTGGTATCGAATGTGTTGCAGTCTTCAAGAATTATGGGTACAGTGAAGGGTAGTGTTCAAATAAGGAGGGTCTGGTGAATCGCTATACTGCATCGGATTATAGTTTTTCTGTTTCTGCGAGACCGTTCAACGGTTCATCAGCGTTGGATCCCTTGAAATTGCAGCCATAATTGTTCCAGAGTGATACCTCGAGAGACGGGATTTTACCGAAAGTCACCGGCGCATAGTGATTCACCAGAGCCATTGATTGTCATCTCTGTCCGAAAACTCGGTCGGTGATTCTGTACGATTTCACTGTTTGAATTGCATGAATTCAGTCATTTAACTACTGTTACTGGTACTGGCGCACGTCGTGTAACCGTTTCCGCGACACTTCCTAGAAGAAACCGTTCCATGCCATGCCGACCGTGACTCCCAAGGACGATCGCATCCACGTCTTCTTCTCGTTCATATTGAAGGATCGATCGCGCTGGTGACCCGAACAGTGTGACGGATTCGATACGACGTCCTTGATCGTTCGCGATTTTCTCAGCACGTTCGAACAACTTGGAGGACGGATCGTACTGGTTTCTGTGTGAGACGTCAGATAGTTCGAGAGGCGCATCTTCGGCCATCGTGACCACGTGTAACGCGATGATGTCCCCATCGGAATAACGCTCGAAAGCGTACTCCACTACCTTCTCCGTCAGCGGGGTATCGTCAATCGGTACGAGAATTCGTTCGGTCATTGGACAAATACTACTCTATCCACTGGCTTAATACCGATACCTCCACGGTTGTATCTTCTGAATAATTGCATACGTTGTTGTATTGGTCCCAATCCGGCGATAAACGACGTACTGTGGACGACATCGTATATTCCCGGCCAGGATCGTCGCGGTAGTCATTTCTGGCGCCCGATTACAGTTACTACGCGATGTCTTCGACCCCCTCTTCGATGGGAGCGCGCTCAAAGTAGAACAGTTCGACGACGATCACAAGAACGAGGAGGAAGATGACGACGAACGTCTCCGGCTCAATCGTTGCCAGGTACCAGACGAGTACGAGAACCGTTGCGATCGCGCCACCGGCCCCGACGACCGGAATTACCACTGATGCAATCGTATCAGATCGGTTTTGATACGCCAGATAGCTTATAAGGCCGAAGATTACGATGAACACGAGTGAGGCAAATGAGCTAATCGTATCGAGACTCCCAAGCGTTGCGAGGGATGGGGTAAGTACGCCGAGAATCGCGAGTTCTCGAATTGGTTCGCCTCCGGAACTCTCGAGGTGCCGTGGAAGTAGCTGCTCGGTCGCCAACTGGTTCATGAGCCGGGACGTACTGAACAGGGTCGCGTTGAGTGCGCTTGCAGTTGAAAGAGCGCAGCGACGGAAATTAGAACGAAGGCGAATTGGCCGAGGAACGGTGCGGCGGCTATCGCCAATGCGGCCTCCGAATGGGACTGTATTACTGCGGTACTGACGAGGCTCGTCGTGGCAATGGCGACAAGGACGTAGAGGACCGTCACCCCCGCAATCGAAACGAACACGGCCTTCCTGACCGTCTGACGTGGGTCGCGAATGCTCTCCTAGT from Halostagnicola kamekurae includes these protein-coding regions:
- a CDS encoding SDR family NAD(P)-dependent oxidoreductase, whose translation is MSNEKSAVTVADKSAVIIGGTTGIGRGIARTFAEDGANVIATSRSKDAVTKITEELRSIGAETTEVTCDVRDRTSIENLRDVAVDIFGEVDVLINSAGATDHASLLEMTDSQWNQGIDVFLTGVFRACQIFGRSMDHGSIINISSMSGRQIRENRPVYCAAKSGVNGLTRAAAVDLAPNIRVNAIAPGFVKTELSGERLADGSPVREIIDERTPLNRVADSDEIAGTAVYLASDAASFTTGEVLTVDGGYDRSAL
- a CDS encoding universal stress protein, with translation MTERILVPIDDTPLTEKVVEYAFERYSDGDIIALHVVTMAEDAPLELSDVSHRNQYDPSSKLFERAEKIANDQGRRIESVTLFGSPARSILQYEREEDVDAIVLGSHGRHGMERFLLGSVAETVTRRAPVPVTVVK